In Syngnathus scovelli strain Florida chromosome 11, RoL_Ssco_1.2, whole genome shotgun sequence, one DNA window encodes the following:
- the wu:fb55g09 gene encoding uncharacterized protein wu:fb55g09, with product MLSREVCGREARRGARSEKRKTVGVCLRGRKKQQQHPHHHHARLQRPTSSTTLQRLRPINVQGKRARGMRAPKNTNQFLMHEKYQMMHMRSDSVGSDTGGSCSDSESELTDMDSYLGALENARGALPDGSEPAPEAATGTRQDQVVQHEDSMQYFPSEDDLLQSHNFMQRDFAQFCDFLTL from the coding sequence ATGCTCTCCAGGGAGGTGTGCGGGCGAGAAGCTCGGCGGGGGGCCCGCAGCGAGAAGCGCAAGACAGTCGGTGTCTGTTTGAGAGGAcgcaagaagcagcagcagcatcctcatcatcatcacgcAAGACTCCAGAGGCCCACCAGCAGCACTACTTTGCAGCGCCTCCGGCCCATCAACGTCCAAGGCAAGCGAGCTCGGGGCATGCGCGCCCCCAAGAACACCAACCAGTTCCTCATGCACGAGAAGTATCAGATGATGCACATGCGTTCCGATTCCGTGGGCAGCGACACCGGTGGGAGCTGCTCCGATAGCGAATCGGAACTCACCGACATGGACTCGTACCTGGGGGCCCTGGAAAACGCCAGGGGAGCGCTGCCAGATGGTTCGGAACCAGCACCTGAAGCGGCAACAGGGACGCGGCAGGACCAGGTGGTCCAGCATGAGGACAGCATGCAGTACTTCCCATCCGAGGACGACCTCCTGCAAAGCCACAACTTCATGCAACGGGACTTTGCACAGTTCTGTGACTTTCTGACGTTGTAA